One Streptomyces lincolnensis genomic region harbors:
- a CDS encoding cupin domain-containing protein, whose amino-acid sequence MASQQHNGSLYTGQEGILPPEGVYRDARGEIINLPPFPTVGVLVINSRRTAVRGNHWHANESHLMYVASGRMLYIEEDENGELFTLEMGSQDAVVSPRGRAHCTVFLEDSVIVVLSDADRTGRRYEDEVVRVPPLNERLDLSRYGLGR is encoded by the coding sequence ATGGCATCGCAGCAGCACAACGGCTCCCTCTACACCGGCCAGGAGGGGATCCTGCCGCCGGAGGGCGTGTACCGGGACGCCCGGGGCGAGATCATCAACCTGCCGCCCTTCCCGACGGTCGGGGTGCTGGTGATCAATTCCCGCCGGACGGCCGTGCGCGGCAATCACTGGCACGCGAACGAGAGCCATCTCATGTACGTGGCGTCCGGACGGATGCTGTACATCGAGGAGGACGAGAACGGCGAGCTGTTCACCCTGGAAATGGGTTCCCAGGACGCCGTGGTCAGTCCGAGGGGCCGGGCTCACTGCACCGTCTTCCTCGAGGACTCGGTGATCGTGGTCCTCTCCGACGCCGACCGCACCGGCCGGCGATACGAGGACGAGGTGGTCCGGGTGCCGCCGCTGAACGAGCGGCTGGACCTGTCCCGGTACGGGCTCGGCCGATGA
- a CDS encoding NAD-dependent epimerase/dehydratase family protein: MRVLVTGNRGYLGSVLSDVLRARGHSVTGWDAGYFDPVGRGAAMRDIRDIRPEDLLGFDAVVHLAALCNDACGALDAGATHEINGRAAGNLARVARSTGVERLVLASSCSIYGAAAADGLDENAAVNPLTAYARSKVDAEAAIRSLSGGTFCPTALRFATLYGLSSSFRSDLLVNRMVSCAWRWDTVSVHGEGRAARPLLHVRDAAAAIAECLAADGATVQGKAFNVGREGENYEVREVAELVRQQRPTAQVRAVGTNDDRRSYRVRFDAFRQAFPEWRPSMTVPVGITELEDALDAVQVDGKHEWRDGWGRSDRSLWLQRLCSEGTVSQSFRWTPAEAARGVRV, from the coding sequence ATGCGCGTACTCGTAACCGGAAACCGGGGCTACCTGGGTTCGGTCCTGTCGGACGTCCTGCGCGCCCGCGGCCACTCGGTCACCGGCTGGGACGCGGGGTACTTCGACCCTGTCGGACGCGGCGCGGCCATGCGGGACATCCGGGACATCAGGCCCGAGGACCTGCTGGGCTTCGACGCGGTCGTCCACCTGGCAGCGTTGTGCAACGACGCCTGCGGCGCGCTCGACGCGGGTGCGACGCACGAGATCAACGGGCGGGCGGCGGGAAACCTGGCCCGTGTCGCCAGGAGCACGGGAGTGGAGCGACTGGTGCTGGCCTCCTCGTGCAGCATCTACGGAGCGGCCGCGGCCGACGGTCTGGACGAGAACGCCGCCGTCAATCCCCTCACCGCCTATGCACGCAGCAAGGTCGACGCCGAGGCGGCGATCCGCAGCCTGTCCGGCGGGACCTTCTGCCCGACGGCGCTGCGCTTCGCCACGCTCTACGGCCTCAGTTCCTCCTTCCGCAGCGACCTGCTGGTCAACCGCATGGTGAGCTGCGCCTGGCGGTGGGACACCGTGTCCGTCCACGGGGAGGGCAGGGCCGCTCGTCCGCTGCTGCACGTGCGGGACGCCGCTGCCGCCATCGCCGAGTGTCTCGCGGCGGACGGGGCGACCGTGCAGGGCAAGGCGTTCAACGTGGGCCGAGAGGGTGAGAACTACGAGGTCCGTGAAGTGGCGGAACTCGTGCGGCAGCAGCGCCCGACCGCGCAGGTGCGCGCTGTCGGAACGAACGACGACCGCCGCAGTTACCGCGTGCGTTTCGACGCCTTCCGGCAGGCCTTCCCCGAGTGGCGGCCGTCGATGACGGTTCCCGTCGGCATCACGGAGCTGGAGGACGCCCTGGACGCCGTCCAGGTGGACGGCAAGCACGAATGGCGGGACGGGTGGGGGCGCAGCGACCGGAGCCTGTGGCTGCAGCGGCTGTGCAGTGAGGGAACCGTGTCGCAGTCCTTTCGTTGGACACCGGCCGAGGCCGCTCGCGGCGTACGCGTCTGA
- a CDS encoding class I SAM-dependent methyltransferase gives MSNGCLTCDATSLETVFSFRPTPPANALTGSARDARELQRYPLDLARCAGCGHVQLADEVPRAELFSAYRYATGAVPALLDHCAALAADAVRRCRLAPGDRVVEIGSNDGTLLRCFRDTGMRVLGIDPAADLTEEACRRGLPSLTAFFDASVAEKVRQEHGGADVVVANNVLAHVDDVRGVLDGIRVLLEPGGHAVVEVAHVLPMAGQGAFEFVYHEHLSYFSLHALSRVAEEHGLTVVDVQRIPTQGGSLRCWLRRSDGQPRPARTAAVEHLLAEEASAGVPDGSFLADFPSRVERVASRLNDVIGGLTRLGRRVCGYGASARAVTLLAQSGAGEHIPWIVDDNARKVGLYTPGDGIEVRDTARLREEDIDYCVLFAWNYASDIRRRHARFGGDFVAPLPELTIA, from the coding sequence ATGAGCAACGGCTGTTTGACCTGCGATGCCACCTCACTCGAAACCGTTTTCTCCTTCCGGCCCACTCCGCCGGCGAACGCCCTGACCGGCTCCGCACGGGACGCCCGCGAGTTGCAGCGGTACCCACTCGATCTCGCGCGCTGCGCGGGATGCGGCCATGTGCAGCTCGCCGACGAGGTACCGCGTGCGGAGCTGTTCTCCGCGTACCGCTACGCGACCGGAGCGGTCCCCGCCCTCCTCGACCACTGCGCCGCCCTCGCCGCGGACGCCGTCCGGCGCTGTCGTCTGGCACCCGGCGACCGCGTGGTCGAGATCGGCTCCAACGACGGCACGCTGCTGCGCTGCTTCCGGGACACGGGAATGCGCGTGCTGGGCATCGATCCGGCCGCGGATCTCACCGAAGAGGCGTGCCGCCGGGGGCTGCCGAGCCTGACCGCCTTCTTCGACGCCTCCGTCGCCGAGAAGGTGCGGCAGGAGCACGGCGGCGCGGACGTGGTCGTCGCCAACAACGTCCTCGCCCATGTCGACGACGTACGCGGGGTGCTGGACGGGATCCGCGTCCTGTTGGAGCCCGGCGGTCACGCCGTGGTCGAGGTGGCGCACGTGCTGCCGATGGCCGGCCAGGGCGCGTTCGAGTTCGTCTACCACGAGCACCTGTCCTACTTCTCCCTGCACGCGCTGTCCCGGGTGGCCGAGGAGCACGGGCTGACGGTCGTGGACGTGCAGCGGATCCCCACGCAGGGCGGGTCCCTGCGTTGCTGGCTGCGCCGCAGCGACGGGCAGCCGCGTCCCGCCCGGACGGCCGCCGTGGAACACCTGCTGGCCGAGGAGGCGTCGGCCGGTGTACCGGACGGCAGCTTCCTGGCCGACTTCCCCTCCCGGGTCGAGAGGGTGGCGAGCCGTCTGAACGACGTCATCGGCGGACTCACCCGCCTCGGCCGCCGGGTGTGCGGGTACGGCGCCTCGGCGCGCGCCGTGACCCTGCTGGCGCAGTCGGGGGCCGGCGAGCACATCCCGTGGATCGTGGACGACAACGCGCGCAAGGTCGGTCTCTACACGCCGGGGGACGGCATCGAGGTCCGTGACACGGCCCGGCTGCGGGAGGAGGACATCGACTACTGCGTGCTCTTCGCGTGGAACTACGCCTCCGACATCCGGCGCCGGCACGCCCGGTTCGGCGGGGACTTCGTCGCGCCCCTGCCCGAGCTGACCATCGCGTGA
- a CDS encoding AfsR/SARP family transcriptional regulator: MDVQSTGRSLRLGGRRSRALLAVLLLHHGRTVPIDTITGAIWPGEPPNSALANIRTYVHELRRQLHRLDDGAQRLTSHPGGYRILVRPGELDVLNFRALVGAGERAVRNADHDGAAECFGRALRMWRGSPAEGLDVGQALTAKLTVLEEERWSAASALVDAQLALGRHEQVIPRLREILAERPLCERTWGRLMMALSGAGRAAEALEVYQQARRRLLEELAVEPGGELRSVHSAILNGSAGPLPLYAPAPGAAPARAMAPAPCDLPTRPPDFVGREYLLGELRRIAASQSDAVAERANATVVSVFGPAGVGKTATVVNAAYQMRPLFPDGQLFVSFGSATGAPRATGEVMLELLAALGLPQSAIPVDEHQQTAVYRAMVAERAMLIVLDDVADAVQIRPFLPGAGRSMALITSRPPLVELDVHERFALPPLSGTESLQLLAALAGRGQVDAEPEEAVRVVEACDRLPLALRIVGARLTAGTTASLSAMAHRLADHSRRLDELVVGDLSVRTRLTESYRALDPVARSAFERLASSGTSRVSSSTLRTELGIPERTADRVLEELVHHHFLVPAETRGLGRVHRIPELLRAYGRALRRRETAVVPVREAADTVLLV, encoded by the coding sequence TTGGACGTTCAGAGCACCGGTCGTTCTCTGCGACTGGGCGGCAGACGATCGCGGGCCCTCCTGGCTGTCCTGCTGCTGCACCACGGCCGCACTGTCCCCATCGACACGATCACCGGCGCGATCTGGCCGGGCGAGCCGCCCAACTCGGCGCTGGCCAACATCCGCACCTATGTGCACGAGTTACGTCGCCAACTGCACCGACTGGACGACGGCGCACAGCGCCTGACCAGCCATCCGGGCGGCTACCGGATACTGGTCCGGCCCGGCGAACTGGACGTGCTCAACTTCCGGGCGCTCGTCGGCGCGGGCGAACGAGCGGTCCGCAACGCCGATCACGACGGCGCCGCCGAGTGCTTCGGCCGGGCCCTGCGCATGTGGCGGGGGAGTCCCGCGGAGGGGCTGGACGTGGGGCAGGCACTCACGGCGAAGCTGACCGTCCTGGAGGAGGAGCGGTGGTCCGCGGCCTCCGCCCTGGTCGACGCGCAACTCGCCCTGGGCCGCCATGAGCAGGTCATCCCTCGGCTGCGGGAGATACTCGCCGAGCGGCCGCTGTGCGAACGAACCTGGGGTCGGCTGATGATGGCGCTCAGCGGCGCCGGGCGCGCGGCCGAGGCTCTGGAGGTCTACCAGCAGGCCCGTCGCCGTCTGCTGGAGGAGCTGGCTGTGGAACCTGGCGGCGAGCTGCGCAGCGTGCACTCGGCCATCCTCAACGGCTCGGCCGGCCCGCTGCCTCTGTATGCTCCCGCCCCGGGCGCGGCACCGGCCCGCGCCATGGCTCCCGCTCCCTGCGACCTACCCACCCGGCCCCCCGACTTCGTCGGCCGCGAGTACCTCCTCGGGGAACTGCGCAGGATCGCGGCGTCCCAGAGCGACGCGGTCGCCGAGCGGGCCAACGCCACCGTCGTCTCCGTCTTCGGGCCCGCCGGGGTCGGCAAGACAGCGACCGTGGTGAACGCCGCCTACCAGATGCGTCCCCTGTTTCCCGACGGCCAGCTCTTCGTGTCGTTCGGCAGCGCCACCGGCGCTCCCCGCGCCACCGGCGAGGTCATGCTGGAACTCCTCGCCGCCCTCGGGCTGCCGCAGTCGGCGATCCCGGTCGACGAGCACCAGCAGACAGCGGTGTACCGGGCGATGGTCGCCGAACGCGCCATGCTCATCGTGCTGGACGACGTGGCCGACGCGGTGCAGATCCGCCCCTTTCTTCCCGGTGCCGGACGCAGCATGGCCCTCATCACGAGCCGGCCACCGCTCGTGGAACTCGACGTCCATGAGCGGTTCGCCCTGCCTCCGCTCAGCGGCACCGAGTCCCTCCAGCTCCTCGCGGCGCTGGCCGGTCGGGGGCAGGTCGACGCCGAGCCGGAGGAGGCGGTCAGGGTCGTCGAGGCATGCGACCGGCTGCCGCTGGCCCTGCGCATCGTCGGCGCCCGGCTGACCGCGGGGACGACGGCATCGTTGTCGGCGATGGCGCATCGCCTGGCGGACCACAGCCGGCGGCTGGACGAGCTCGTCGTCGGCGACCTGTCCGTCCGCACCCGGCTCACGGAGAGTTACCGTGCACTCGATCCGGTGGCCCGGTCGGCCTTCGAACGGCTCGCCTCGTCGGGCACCTCCCGCGTTTCGTCCAGCACACTCAGGACGGAGCTGGGTATTCCGGAGAGGACCGCCGATCGTGTCCTGGAGGAGCTGGTCCACCACCACTTCCTCGTTCCCGCGGAAACCCGCGGCCTCGGACGGGTTCACCGGATCCCGGAGCTGCTCCGCGCCTACGGCCGTGCCCTGCGGCGCCGGGAGACGGCGGTGGTCCCGGTCCGCGAGGCCGCGGACACCGTCCTGCTCGTGTGA
- a CDS encoding Gfo/Idh/MocA family protein, which produces MLGCASIACRRLLPAMCACPEVDLVVVAGRDPARTERVAARFGAEPAPAYEQVLERADIEAVYIPLPNSLHHHWASAALQAGKHVLVEKPMAMTAEEVADLVSLAADRNLVLRENVMFPHHPRHRRVRELLDGGTIGRLRGVHAVFGIPMPPPGDIRHRPELGGGALLDVGVYPVRAAQLFVDGALRVAGACVEEDADTGVDVSGSALLHTADGVLATLAFGYGVSYRGAYELWGEEGRITVERAFAPVRGVSAVRVERDGRTEEVLVPPWDQVRGAVETFARSVRQPDPAPAEGAVSRARLLSEVRATAHRSTCAVPPPT; this is translated from the coding sequence GTGCTGGGCTGTGCATCGATCGCCTGTCGCCGGCTGTTGCCCGCGATGTGTGCCTGCCCCGAGGTGGACCTGGTCGTGGTCGCCGGCCGGGACCCGGCGCGCACGGAGCGCGTGGCGGCACGCTTCGGCGCCGAGCCGGCCCCGGCCTACGAGCAGGTGCTCGAACGCGCCGACATCGAGGCGGTGTACATCCCGCTGCCCAACAGCCTCCACCATCACTGGGCGTCGGCCGCGCTCCAGGCGGGCAAGCACGTGCTGGTGGAGAAGCCGATGGCCATGACCGCGGAGGAGGTCGCGGACCTCGTCTCCCTGGCCGCCGACCGGAACCTCGTCCTGCGGGAGAACGTCATGTTCCCGCACCACCCGAGGCACCGGCGGGTACGGGAACTCCTGGACGGCGGGACGATCGGACGGCTCCGCGGCGTCCACGCGGTCTTCGGCATCCCGATGCCGCCGCCGGGCGACATACGCCACCGTCCCGAGCTGGGGGGCGGGGCGCTCCTGGATGTCGGGGTGTATCCCGTGCGCGCGGCGCAGCTCTTCGTGGACGGGGCGCTGCGGGTCGCCGGAGCGTGCGTCGAGGAGGACGCGGACACCGGCGTGGACGTGTCCGGCAGCGCGCTGCTGCACACGGCGGACGGCGTCCTCGCGACGCTGGCCTTTGGTTACGGGGTTTCCTACCGGGGCGCGTACGAGCTGTGGGGCGAGGAGGGGCGAATCACCGTCGAGCGGGCCTTCGCTCCGGTGCGCGGGGTGTCAGCCGTCCGCGTGGAGCGGGACGGCCGGACCGAGGAGGTCCTCGTGCCGCCGTGGGACCAGGTGCGCGGGGCGGTGGAGACCTTCGCCCGGTCGGTACGGCAGCCGGACCCGGCTCCCGCGGAGGGCGCGGTGAGCCGGGCGCGGCTGCTGTCGGAGGTGAGGGCCACGGCGCACCGGTCCACGTGCGCCGTTCCCCCACCGACCTGA
- a CDS encoding MFS transporter, which translates to MNETGANTAPCARAPAPSREAVRARISVCLVFAIMGSAVGGWSARVPEVRHAVGMGEAAWGLANTASTGGDLVALALVTVLIGQTGIRRMSWAGAALLLVNAPLMASASTPVALIAGLATWGFAASLLSVPMNAQAVEVERSYGRPLLSGFHASFSIAVLCGGLLGTLAAALGVTPATQMAVTSLVLGASLVATGRWLPDQRPAPRDRGAEGPMRRIRRRVTPRLLLLAVIAFQASFIEGAVTQWSAIYAADTLGLASASAAAVYTTYAVAMAVTRLRGDWLTERLGRRRMLRLCSLAAGFGAVAVVAWPHPATAFGGFALLGLGIACVTPMAFAVAGNQPGLTAGEGVSVAVVGQWPGFLLAPPVIGALAGQWGLRAALATLLVAVLGVAIAARAVPQ; encoded by the coding sequence GTGAACGAAACCGGTGCCAACACCGCGCCGTGTGCCCGTGCACCGGCGCCCTCCCGCGAGGCCGTGCGGGCCCGGATCTCGGTCTGCCTGGTTTTCGCGATCATGGGATCGGCCGTCGGAGGGTGGTCGGCGCGTGTTCCCGAGGTCCGGCATGCCGTCGGCATGGGGGAGGCCGCCTGGGGGCTGGCCAACACCGCTTCCACGGGCGGTGATCTGGTCGCCCTGGCCCTGGTCACCGTACTGATCGGGCAGACGGGCATCCGCCGGATGAGCTGGGCGGGGGCCGCCCTCCTCCTGGTCAACGCCCCTTTGATGGCGTCGGCCTCCACTCCGGTGGCGCTGATCGCGGGCCTGGCGACCTGGGGGTTCGCCGCGAGCCTGCTGTCCGTCCCCATGAACGCCCAGGCGGTTGAGGTCGAACGGAGCTACGGCCGCCCCCTGCTGTCCGGCTTCCACGCCAGTTTCAGCATCGCCGTGCTGTGCGGAGGGCTGCTGGGCACCCTGGCCGCCGCGCTGGGCGTCACCCCCGCGACGCAGATGGCCGTGACCAGTCTGGTGCTCGGCGCGTCCCTTGTGGCGACGGGCCGCTGGTTGCCCGATCAGCGGCCGGCCCCTCGCGACCGGGGCGCGGAAGGGCCGATGCGGCGCATCCGCCGACGGGTCACCCCGCGCCTGCTGCTGCTTGCCGTCATCGCCTTCCAGGCATCCTTCATCGAGGGGGCGGTGACACAGTGGAGCGCCATCTACGCCGCCGACACGCTGGGACTCGCCTCCGCGTCGGCGGCGGCGGTGTACACCACATACGCCGTGGCCATGGCGGTGACACGGCTGCGGGGCGACTGGCTGACCGAACGGCTCGGGCGGCGCAGGATGCTGCGCCTGTGCTCACTCGCGGCCGGGTTCGGCGCGGTGGCCGTGGTGGCCTGGCCGCACCCGGCCACAGCGTTCGGTGGGTTCGCGCTGCTCGGGCTGGGCATCGCCTGTGTCACTCCCATGGCCTTCGCGGTGGCGGGGAACCAGCCCGGGCTGACTGCGGGGGAGGGGGTCTCGGTGGCGGTCGTCGGGCAGTGGCCCGGCTTTCTCCTCGCGCCTCCCGTGATCGGCGCGCTGGCCGGCCAGTGGGGTCTGCGGGCGGCCCTGGCGACGCTGCTCGTCGCGGTCCTGGGCGTGGCGATCGCCGCCCGCGCGGTGCCGCAGTGA